In one window of Thermodesulfobacteriota bacterium DNA:
- a CDS encoding type II secretion system F family protein: protein MPNFTYRAYDRNGNAVAGQINAAGEREAVQSLKTSGLFPIEVSRPAEGRGGRASGRVPAGALAAFTRQLATLVAAGTSLTDALAVLAENTELPRLRSTVLDIKESITGGSSLARALEEKKDVFSPFYRGLVLAAEASGSLEDVLPRLADYLETRARINAEVRAALTYPALMTLVGASVVLFLFVFVIPKIARIFTDTGAELPLITVLLLGMADLATAYWHVMIAGGGAAAWFIARQARRPRGKAFIDGMLLRLPWFGPIAASFQIASLARTLGSLLKGGVQLLKALEITSEVVGNQVYRNILMAAIRDCSGGAPLSSSLKSSGVLPPVVVHMIGVGERSGNLDEMLIRTAEAYDAEFQNGVKKSLSLLEPVLILVMGIIVGFIVLAMLLPIFELNQVIR from the coding sequence ATGCCGAACTTCACCTACAGGGCGTACGACAGGAACGGAAACGCGGTCGCAGGGCAGATAAACGCAGCGGGCGAGCGAGAGGCCGTCCAGTCGCTCAAGACGAGCGGACTCTTCCCAATCGAGGTCAGTAGGCCGGCGGAAGGAAGAGGTGGCCGCGCATCAGGCCGGGTGCCGGCAGGGGCGCTCGCGGCGTTTACACGGCAGCTCGCAACGCTCGTCGCCGCAGGCACGAGCCTTACCGATGCGCTCGCGGTCCTCGCCGAGAACACGGAATTGCCCAGGCTCCGCTCAACGGTACTTGACATCAAGGAGTCCATCACCGGGGGAAGCTCCCTTGCCAGGGCGCTCGAGGAAAAAAAGGACGTCTTCTCGCCTTTTTACAGGGGCCTTGTACTCGCGGCAGAGGCGAGCGGCTCCCTCGAGGACGTACTTCCGAGGCTCGCCGACTACCTTGAGACAAGGGCCAGGATAAACGCCGAAGTCAGGGCCGCGCTCACCTATCCTGCGCTCATGACCCTCGTGGGCGCATCGGTTGTCCTCTTTCTCTTCGTATTCGTCATACCCAAGATAGCCCGCATATTCACCGACACCGGCGCGGAGCTTCCGCTAATAACGGTGCTCCTTCTGGGCATGGCGGACCTCGCCACCGCCTATTGGCACGTGATGATAGCCGGTGGAGGAGCGGCAGCCTGGTTCATAGCGCGCCAGGCAAGGCGGCCCCGGGGCAAGGCCTTTATCGACGGCATGCTCCTCCGGCTTCCGTGGTTCGGGCCGATTGCCGCCTCATTCCAGATCGCGAGCCTCGCCCGCACTCTCGGGAGCCTCCTTAAAGGCGGGGTCCAGCTCCTCAAGGCGCTCGAGATAACCTCAGAGGTGGTCGGCAACCAAGTATACAGGAACATACTGATGGCGGCCATAAGGGACTGTTCAGGCGGCGCGCCCCTGTCATCGAGCCTCAAGAGCTCCGGCGTCCTGCCGCCCGTGGTAGTACACATGATAGGCGTCGGCGAAAGGAGCGGGAACCTCGACGAGATGCTCATCCGGACCGCCGAGGCATACGACGCTGAATTTCAAAACGGCGTAAAAAAGAGCCTCTCGCTGCTTGAGCCTGTCCTCATACTCGTCATGGGGATAATCGTTGGCTTCATAGTCCTTGCCATGCTCCTCCCCATATTCGAGCTCAACCAGGTCATCCGTTAG
- a CDS encoding AAA family ATPase, translated as MLKFDWFRRLLSGERERGDHPEPLGFSRPISAASPFGTRIWAVGGGKGGVGKSLIASNAGIALSKQGKKVLLVDADLGAANLHTFLGVDGGRTALSSFLKDEAHDFKSLIQKTPFPNLDLVSGAKDALDVPEVKCSQIKKLRDALKKVEYDYAILDVGPGTSSNFLDMFLMSNEGIIISTPEPTTIENNYRFLKCLFLRKIKTIADSQPDGVLKDLLQRIFSDKWSQRVKTVADITDQLMRLDFEQGRMLKEDLKSTSLSMIVNQTKRGEDASIGKAIQNACSEYFGVDIDYIGSVGYEETVGESIRTRRPLSVYFTNSAAAKSLEGCLARVLDKSRAAQQVTFQI; from the coding sequence GTGCTTAAATTCGACTGGTTCAGAAGGCTCCTCTCGGGCGAAAGGGAGCGGGGCGACCACCCGGAGCCGCTTGGCTTCTCGAGGCCGATAAGCGCGGCTTCACCCTTCGGGACGCGCATATGGGCCGTGGGCGGCGGCAAGGGCGGCGTGGGCAAAAGCCTCATCGCGTCCAATGCGGGCATCGCGCTCTCGAAGCAGGGCAAAAAGGTCCTGCTCGTCGACGCGGACCTGGGCGCGGCCAACCTCCACACCTTCCTCGGGGTGGACGGCGGGCGGACTGCCCTGTCGAGCTTCCTGAAGGACGAAGCCCATGATTTCAAGTCGCTGATACAGAAGACGCCTTTTCCAAACCTCGACCTGGTGAGCGGCGCGAAGGACGCCCTGGACGTGCCGGAGGTTAAATGCTCGCAGATAAAGAAGCTGAGGGACGCCCTGAAGAAGGTCGAGTACGACTACGCCATCCTGGACGTCGGGCCCGGCACGTCTTCGAACTTCCTGGACATGTTCCTCATGTCGAACGAGGGGATAATCATTTCCACGCCCGAGCCTACTACGATTGAGAACAACTACAGGTTCCTCAAATGCCTGTTCCTAAGGAAGATAAAGACCATCGCCGACTCGCAGCCCGACGGGGTTCTTAAGGACCTCCTCCAGAGGATTTTCAGCGACAAGTGGTCCCAGCGGGTCAAGACGGTAGCCGACATAACGGACCAGCTCATGAGGCTCGATTTCGAGCAGGGCAGGATGCTCAAGGAGGACCTGAAGAGCACGAGCCTCTCGATGATAGTCAACCAGACGAAGCGCGGCGAGGACGCGAGTATCGGAAAGGCCATACAGAACGCGTGCAGCGAGTATTTCGGCGTGGACATAGACTACATAGGCTCTGTCGGATACGAGGAGACCGTGGGGGAATCCATAAGGACGCGGCGCCCGCTCTCGGTCTATTTCACGAACTCCGCAGCCGCGAAGTCACTTGAAGGCTGTCTCGCGCGCGTCCTTGACAAGAGCAGGGCTGCACAGCAGGTAACATTCCAAATCTAA
- a CDS encoding GNVR domain-containing protein: MEQPHKTIIDHLTVFVHRKWLFIAPLVLGAVAGLVVSFELPEKYSSTTLIVVEEQQIPEEYVTPTDRTPFSQRLNLISQQILSRTRLDQIIREFRLYDDHKPSIFSRALAFVTGEDIEDRTPDDIISRMREDIQFMVIGETNTKKPQTGGNAFTITYIGSEPQTTMQVTNTLASLFIEENLKVREQYAEGTTEFISSELEKSQEELARIEQKIKDFKQAHMGTLPEQLEANLRTLDRLQLDLQNVTVNLKHSVDRRQVLEDQLRFTPTPNAVSPAVRSTLEVELENARAELSMLLSNFKETYPDVLMLKRRIQELETRLAAEPAPEPEPVEKKARPSEVMNPVYGELMAIKSQITTLRQRESELRASIDEYQRRIELTPQVEQQQIDLVRDYQISLQNYQGLLEKKMNASLAENLEKRQKGARFRIVDTANLPDAPDYPNKPLVAAIGLLVGGAFGTGLIFLFEFINPAFRKPEDFEGIIDSPVLSSIPLFQGNDGKQGQKFKVIKGRKKSA, translated from the coding sequence ATGGAGCAGCCACATAAGACCATAATCGACCACCTGACGGTCTTCGTGCACAGGAAGTGGCTTTTCATAGCGCCCCTCGTCCTTGGCGCGGTCGCCGGACTGGTCGTGAGCTTCGAGCTCCCTGAGAAATACAGCTCTACGACCCTCATAGTTGTAGAGGAGCAGCAGATACCCGAGGAGTACGTAACGCCGACGGACAGGACGCCTTTCAGCCAGAGGCTCAACCTGATAAGCCAGCAGATACTCAGCAGGACGCGGCTCGACCAGATTATCAGGGAGTTCAGGCTCTACGACGACCATAAGCCCAGCATCTTTTCCAGGGCGCTGGCCTTCGTCACGGGAGAGGACATCGAGGACAGGACGCCGGACGACATAATAAGCCGCATGCGCGAAGACATCCAGTTCATGGTCATCGGGGAGACGAACACGAAGAAGCCGCAGACCGGCGGCAACGCCTTCACGATAACCTACATAGGGTCGGAGCCCCAGACCACGATGCAGGTAACCAACACCCTCGCCTCGCTATTCATCGAGGAGAACCTCAAAGTGCGGGAGCAGTACGCCGAGGGCACGACCGAGTTCATATCGAGCGAGCTCGAGAAATCACAGGAAGAGCTCGCCAGGATAGAGCAGAAGATCAAGGATTTCAAGCAGGCGCACATGGGGACGCTACCCGAGCAGCTCGAAGCCAACCTCCGCACCCTGGACAGATTACAGCTCGACCTCCAGAACGTGACCGTCAACCTCAAGCACAGCGTTGACAGAAGGCAGGTGCTCGAAGACCAGCTGAGGTTCACCCCGACGCCAAACGCAGTCTCGCCTGCCGTAAGGAGCACCCTCGAGGTGGAGCTCGAAAACGCCAGGGCCGAGCTCTCGATGCTACTCTCGAACTTCAAGGAAACATACCCGGACGTACTGATGCTCAAGAGGAGGATACAGGAGCTAGAGACCAGGCTTGCGGCCGAGCCCGCGCCCGAGCCGGAGCCGGTCGAGAAAAAGGCCAGGCCTTCCGAGGTCATGAACCCGGTCTACGGCGAGCTCATGGCCATCAAGTCCCAGATAACCACGCTCAGGCAGCGGGAGTCGGAGCTCCGCGCCTCGATCGACGAATACCAGAGGAGGATAGAGCTCACCCCGCAGGTCGAGCAGCAGCAGATCGACCTGGTGCGCGACTATCAGATCTCGCTCCAGAACTACCAGGGGCTCCTCGAGAAGAAGATGAACGCGAGCCTGGCCGAAAACCTGGAGAAGAGGCAAAAGGGCGCGCGGTTCAGGATCGTGGACACGGCCAACCTGCCCGACGCACCGGATTACCCCAACAAGCCCCTTGTCGCGGCGATCGGGCTCCTCGTGGGCGGCGCGTTCGGCACCGGGCTCATATTCCTCTTCGAGTTCATAAACCCGGCGTTCAGGAAGCCCGAGGACTTCGAAGGCATAATAGACTCGCCGGTCCTTTCGAGCATACCTCTTTTTCAGGGGAACGACGGAAAACAGGGGCAAAAATTCAAGGTCATAAAGGGAAGGAAAAAGAGTGCTTAA
- a CDS encoding polysaccharide biosynthesis/export family protein: MTFQISRLFIIPVLALMLFATGALAAPQGGTKAAPEAKGAELAKDPDYVIGIEDILEIAVWKNPDLSKIVGVRPDGMISLPLIGDIRAAGLTPLQLRDDISERLKEYQETVVTSVIVQEVRSYRIFVLGEVLNPGTYNLSRKTTVLQAIAMAGGMSQFASNNIILVREGRGGEAEKTRIRFSEIIDEDAKKDKNLVLRPGDTIFVR; the protein is encoded by the coding sequence ATGACATTTCAAATCTCCAGGCTCTTTATCATCCCCGTTCTCGCTTTAATGCTCTTTGCGACCGGCGCGCTTGCCGCCCCCCAGGGCGGGACCAAGGCGGCGCCCGAGGCAAAGGGCGCGGAGCTCGCGAAGGACCCAGACTATGTAATCGGCATTGAGGACATCCTCGAAATAGCCGTATGGAAGAACCCAGACCTCTCTAAGATAGTCGGCGTACGGCCCGACGGCATGATATCCCTTCCGCTCATAGGAGACATACGGGCGGCAGGGCTCACGCCCCTCCAGCTCAGGGACGACATCAGCGAAAGGCTCAAGGAGTACCAGGAGACGGTAGTCACCTCCGTCATAGTCCAGGAGGTGAGGAGCTACAGGATATTCGTGCTCGGAGAGGTCTTGAACCCCGGCACCTACAACCTGTCGAGGAAGACGACCGTGCTCCAGGCCATTGCCATGGCCGGTGGAATGAGCCAGTTCGCGTCGAACAATATAATACTCGTCAGGGAAGGCAGGGGCGGAGAGGCCGAGAAGACGAGGATCCGCTTCAGCGAAATCATCGACGAGGACGCGAAGAAGGACAAGAACCTCGTCCTCAGGCCGGGAGACACCATCTTTGTACGCTAA
- a CDS encoding polysaccharide biosynthesis tyrosine autokinase → MREKSEKTHYEFLDIPSTARMDEIEAAYRRTKDLFSGDSMALYSLYSPEERQDKLRMLEDVYETLADPARRKAYDEHIGGMVASPPPGERGAPIAEEKDAFEEYNETGMFRDRLGLKQRLAIMETGDPMVAERYRILFTRLEQLSLKNSYKTIAVTSAIKGEGKTVTSLNLSWLMATEFGKKVLVIENDLRNPSISSSYLNMGRLSGLIDVIKGDADLRSAINRLEDTSLYFLPARASARNSSVLIDSQGMRSVLDNVKAHFDYVIVDSPPILPLVDMNILSRMVDGLVLVVKAGSTPKDMVKKAVGSLPVKNLMGVVLNGADEIHMKKYYY, encoded by the coding sequence ATGAGGGAGAAGAGCGAAAAGACGCATTACGAGTTCCTGGACATACCGAGCACGGCCCGCATGGACGAGATAGAGGCGGCTTACAGGAGGACCAAGGATCTCTTCAGCGGCGACTCCATGGCCCTCTACTCGCTCTACTCGCCGGAAGAGCGCCAGGACAAGCTCAGAATGCTCGAGGACGTATACGAGACGCTGGCGGACCCGGCGAGGAGGAAGGCATACGACGAGCACATAGGCGGCATGGTCGCCTCCCCTCCCCCCGGCGAACGGGGCGCGCCGATAGCCGAGGAGAAGGACGCCTTCGAGGAATACAACGAGACAGGGATGTTCAGGGACAGGCTGGGCTTGAAGCAGCGGCTCGCTATAATGGAAACCGGCGATCCCATGGTGGCCGAAAGATACCGCATCCTCTTCACCAGGCTCGAGCAGCTGAGCCTCAAGAACTCGTACAAGACCATCGCCGTGACGAGCGCGATCAAGGGAGAGGGAAAGACCGTCACGTCCCTCAATCTAAGCTGGCTCATGGCGACCGAGTTCGGCAAGAAGGTGCTGGTCATCGAGAACGACTTGAGGAACCCGTCAATCTCGTCGAGCTACCTCAATATGGGGCGCCTCTCCGGCCTCATAGACGTGATCAAGGGCGACGCGGACCTCCGTAGCGCCATAAACAGGCTAGAGGACACCAGCCTCTATTTTCTGCCCGCGAGGGCGAGCGCCAGGAACTCCTCGGTCCTCATCGACTCGCAGGGCATGAGGAGCGTCCTCGACAACGTAAAGGCGCATTTCGACTACGTGATAGTCGACTCCCCGCCCATCCTGCCGCTCGTGGACATGAACATCCTGTCGCGGATGGTGGACGGGCTGGTGCTCGTAGTCAAGGCCGGCAGCACCCCGAAGGACATGGTCAAGAAAGCCGTAGGCTCCCTGCCTGTGAAGAACCTTATGGGTGTCGTCCTGAACGGGGCCGACGAGATCCACATGAAGAAGTACTACTACTGA
- a CDS encoding acyltransferase, with protein sequence MSAGDAPNFNRIARDVRLGAGVKLGSFINLYGCSVGDGTKIGAFVEIQKNATVGRNCKISSHSFVCEGVTIEDNVFIGHGVTFINDTYPRATTPAGALKNDSDWTVERTVVKKGASIGSGATILSRVTIGENAIVGAGSTVTKNVPPNAIVAGNPARILRSAPNE encoded by the coding sequence ATGAGCGCGGGAGACGCTCCGAACTTCAATCGGATAGCCCGGGACGTGAGGCTCGGGGCCGGGGTCAAGCTCGGCAGCTTCATAAACCTTTACGGCTGCTCCGTGGGCGACGGCACCAAGATAGGCGCTTTCGTGGAGATACAAAAGAACGCGACGGTCGGCAGGAACTGCAAGATATCGAGCCACTCTTTCGTCTGCGAGGGCGTGACCATCGAGGACAACGTTTTCATAGGCCACGGCGTGACCTTCATAAACGACACCTACCCGCGCGCGACCACCCCGGCCGGGGCGCTCAAGAACGACTCGGACTGGACGGTCGAGCGCACTGTAGTGAAAAAGGGAGCGTCCATTGGCTCCGGCGCCACGATACTGAGCAGGGTGACAATAGGCGAAAACGCGATCGTGGGCGCGGGATCGACGGTGACCAAAAACGTCCCGCCGAATGCGATAGTGGCCGGGAACCCGGCACGGATATTAAGGAGCGCACCCAATGAATAA
- a CDS encoding transcription termination/antitermination NusG family protein — MTCWYLIYTKPRCEDNVETMLSGAGIAVLNPKIKERKYLRRKPVEAVSPLFPCYVFARFDKLRDYHMVKYTRGVKRVLCNEDGPAEISDKVVEAIISRMEKGIITVKTSFAPGQAVYIRRGPFEGFTAIFEHEMSGMERVSILLKTINMRLVIDRCMVSPC; from the coding sequence ATGACCTGCTGGTACCTCATCTACACGAAACCCAGGTGCGAGGACAACGTCGAGACGATGCTCTCGGGCGCCGGTATCGCGGTCCTCAACCCCAAGATAAAAGAGCGGAAGTACCTGAGAAGAAAGCCTGTCGAGGCGGTCTCGCCCCTCTTCCCGTGCTACGTCTTTGCCAGGTTTGACAAGCTCAGGGACTATCACATGGTGAAATACACGAGGGGCGTCAAGCGGGTGCTCTGCAACGAGGACGGGCCCGCCGAGATATCCGACAAGGTCGTCGAAGCGATAATCTCGAGGATGGAAAAAGGGATCATTACCGTAAAAACGTCCTTTGCGCCGGGCCAGGCGGTCTATATACGGCGGGGGCCGTTCGAGGGGTTTACCGCGATATTCGAGCACGAAATGAGCGGGATGGAACGGGTAAGCATCCTGCTCAAGACCATCAATATGCGTCTTGTAATAGACAGGTGCATGGTTTCGCCCTGCTGA
- a CDS encoding DegT/DnrJ/EryC1/StrS family aminotransferase codes for MNKATGGATPFVDLASPHIELEEELVGAFRQALRESSFIGGAAVEDFESRFAGFCGTRFSAGVANGTDALRLALAASGVKPGDTVVTVANTFIATVEAISQAGALAAFVDIDEKTYNMDPAALRRYLETGCKARGKRLFDKRTESPVTAVVPVHLYGQPAEMDAILDMAGGFGLKVIEDACQAHGAKYLSRRSGQWMKAGSMGAAAAFSFYPGKNLGACGDAGAVTTNDREIIENIRMARDHGQSRKYIHEIEGCNSRLDAIQAMVLRVKLRRLSEWNEMRRDAARVYDRLFRGSEKVITPAEHPDSRHVYHLYVVRVRDREAHQRRLSEAGISTGLHYPVPLHLQRACARLGYCQGDLPVTERVADEILSLPMYPGIRPSDQERIAALMLGPEASGIADRLP; via the coding sequence ATGAATAAGGCTACCGGCGGAGCAACACCTTTCGTAGACCTCGCCTCCCCTCACATCGAGCTCGAGGAGGAGCTTGTAGGCGCGTTCAGGCAGGCGCTGAGGGAAAGCTCTTTTATCGGAGGCGCCGCAGTCGAGGACTTCGAGTCCAGGTTCGCCGGGTTCTGCGGCACGCGCTTTTCGGCGGGGGTCGCAAACGGCACCGACGCCCTGAGGCTCGCCCTCGCCGCCTCAGGCGTAAAGCCCGGCGATACGGTCGTTACGGTGGCGAACACGTTCATAGCCACCGTCGAGGCCATCTCGCAGGCAGGGGCGCTCGCGGCGTTTGTGGACATAGACGAAAAGACGTACAACATGGACCCCGCCGCCCTCAGGCGCTATCTCGAGACAGGCTGCAAGGCGCGCGGCAAAAGGCTTTTTGACAAAAGGACTGAATCCCCGGTTACAGCGGTAGTGCCGGTGCACCTTTACGGGCAGCCGGCCGAGATGGACGCGATACTCGATATGGCCGGCGGCTTCGGGCTCAAGGTTATCGAGGACGCCTGCCAGGCCCACGGGGCCAAGTACCTGTCGAGAAGGAGCGGACAATGGATGAAGGCCGGGTCCATGGGGGCGGCTGCGGCCTTCAGCTTCTATCCGGGAAAAAACCTCGGGGCCTGCGGCGACGCTGGCGCGGTAACCACAAACGACCGGGAAATCATCGAAAACATAAGAATGGCGCGCGACCACGGGCAGTCCAGGAAATACATACACGAGATCGAGGGCTGCAACTCCAGGCTAGACGCCATCCAGGCGATGGTACTCAGGGTAAAGCTCAGGCGCCTCTCCGAATGGAATGAGATGAGGCGCGACGCGGCAAGGGTGTATGACAGGCTTTTCAGAGGCTCGGAAAAAGTCATTACCCCTGCCGAGCACCCGGACTCCAGGCACGTCTACCATCTTTACGTGGTGAGGGTGCGCGACCGCGAGGCCCACCAGAGACGCCTTTCGGAGGCGGGAATCTCCACTGGCCTCCACTACCCCGTGCCGCTCCACCTCCAGAGGGCGTGCGCGCGCCTCGGATACTGCCAGGGCGACCTGCCTGTCACCGAAAGGGTCGCGGACGAAATACTCTCCCTGCCGATGTATCCGGGCATCAGGCCCTCAGACCAGGAAAGGATTGCCGCGCTCATGCTCGGCCCGGAGGCCTCCGGAATTGCTGATAGACTTCCTTAA
- a CDS encoding PilZ domain-containing protein: MRLRICPECYKAFFMSFGNERARCPHCGVYLAERRSSERTKKEMDLILSVNGSVYKALTTDFSDSGAGILLNGSTSLEADSMLDVCIEELSLRGRARTVWARKVSRSTTSAGLKLL; encoded by the coding sequence ATGAGGCTCAGAATCTGCCCGGAATGCTATAAGGCCTTTTTCATGTCCTTCGGTAACGAGCGGGCGCGGTGTCCTCATTGCGGGGTATACCTTGCGGAGCGAAGGTCGTCAGAACGGACGAAAAAGGAAATGGACCTCATCCTGTCGGTCAACGGCTCGGTCTACAAGGCGCTGACGACGGATTTTTCGGACTCAGGCGCGGGAATACTCCTCAACGGCTCGACATCCCTTGAGGCCGATTCCATGCTGGACGTGTGCATAGAAGAACTGAGCCTGAGGGGGCGGGCCAGGACCGTATGGGCGAGGAAGGTTTCAAGGTCCACGACCTCCGCCGGCCTGAAGCTCCTCTGA
- a CDS encoding Gfo/Idh/MocA family oxidoreductase, producing the protein MLKIGVIGYGYWGPNIVRNFNSIEGACVAAVCDKNRAALARAVRNCPGITATTDSRDIVTSPDIDVVTVITPVSTHYELARSALLNGKHVFVEKPFTSTAAQAEELIDIAARKKLKIMVDHTFLFTSAVRKIKEIIDEGVLGDLYYYDSTRVNLGLFQHDVNVIWDLSPHDFSIMDYLIEEKPVGVSASGRAHINAKEDIAYIMVYFPNNIIAHFNVNWLSPVKLRTTLIGGEKKMLVWNDMDADEKIKVYDRGVDITTREGLYDLLVSYRSGDMWAPKVDQGEALRLETEYFINCIRNDESPFNDGEAGLRVVRMLEACDESLRNNCRMVTI; encoded by the coding sequence ATGCTCAAAATCGGGGTAATCGGGTACGGCTACTGGGGCCCGAACATAGTACGGAACTTCAATTCCATCGAGGGCGCGTGCGTGGCGGCGGTTTGCGACAAGAACCGGGCAGCGCTCGCGCGCGCGGTGAGGAACTGTCCGGGCATAACGGCGACGACCGACAGCCGCGACATCGTCACATCGCCTGACATCGACGTCGTGACCGTGATTACCCCGGTCAGCACACATTACGAGCTCGCAAGGTCGGCGCTCCTTAACGGTAAGCACGTCTTCGTCGAGAAGCCTTTTACCTCCACCGCGGCCCAGGCCGAGGAGCTCATAGATATCGCCGCGAGAAAAAAACTGAAGATAATGGTCGACCACACCTTTCTCTTTACGAGCGCGGTGAGGAAGATAAAGGAAATAATCGACGAGGGCGTGCTCGGGGACCTCTATTACTACGATTCCACCAGGGTGAACCTGGGGCTTTTCCAGCACGACGTGAACGTCATATGGGACCTCTCCCCCCATGACTTCTCGATAATGGACTACCTCATTGAGGAAAAGCCTGTCGGCGTATCGGCCAGCGGCAGGGCCCACATAAACGCGAAGGAGGACATCGCGTACATAATGGTCTATTTCCCGAACAACATAATCGCGCACTTCAACGTGAACTGGCTCTCGCCTGTGAAGCTAAGGACGACCCTCATCGGCGGCGAAAAGAAGATGCTCGTATGGAACGACATGGACGCCGACGAGAAGATAAAGGTATACGACAGGGGCGTTGACATAACGACGAGGGAAGGTCTGTACGACCTCCTGGTGAGCTACCGGTCGGGAGACATGTGGGCCCCCAAGGTCGACCAGGGAGAGGCGCTGAGGCTCGAGACCGAATACTTCATCAACTGCATAAGGAACGACGAGAGCCCGTTCAACGACGGGGAGGCGGGGCTCCGCGTCGTGAGGATGCTCGAGGCATGCGACGAGTCGCTCCGGAACAACTGCAGGATGGTCACAATATGA
- a CDS encoding sugar transferase gives MKKLLNSTRRYLRRSIFHFRCSDFLKEKESGLYVEDYFHEVVYLERRRAERTGRAFVMMLVDFEGLLGGDGSEEMVRSVSGRLAATTREVDIKGWYRHNHVLGVVFTDTSSGAIGSIREKVMASLAEDDSLGGRAGHIKITFHPFPEEAGSGKALPVDFKLYPDLQRKKEIRKSSLAAKRVLDVAGSIFGLLLFSPFFIALPVVIKLTSRGPVFFRQERVGEFGKRFTFLKFRSMYEGVDDKTHSEYVKRLIREDRAYSEGAGRAVYKIQDDPRVTTIGKFLRKTSLDELPQFLNVLGGDMSLVGPRPPIPYELESYGVWHWRRVIEAKPGITGLWQVMGRSMKSYNDMVRLDLRYIEEWSLWLDIKIILRTPFSMVSSKGAY, from the coding sequence ATGAAAAAACTTCTGAACAGCACAAGGCGGTATCTCAGGAGGAGCATCTTCCACTTCCGGTGCTCGGACTTCCTCAAGGAAAAGGAGTCCGGGCTCTACGTGGAGGACTACTTCCACGAGGTGGTCTATCTCGAACGGAGGAGGGCGGAGCGCACGGGAAGGGCATTCGTCATGATGCTCGTCGATTTCGAGGGGCTCCTCGGCGGGGATGGTTCGGAGGAAATGGTGCGATCGGTCTCGGGCAGGCTCGCGGCCACGACGCGCGAGGTGGACATAAAGGGCTGGTACAGGCACAACCATGTGCTCGGGGTGGTCTTTACCGACACCTCGTCCGGCGCGATCGGCTCGATACGCGAGAAGGTGATGGCGAGCCTTGCGGAGGACGATTCCCTCGGGGGCCGCGCCGGGCACATCAAGATAACGTTCCACCCGTTCCCCGAAGAGGCCGGGAGCGGAAAGGCCCTTCCTGTGGACTTCAAGCTCTACCCCGACCTTCAGCGGAAAAAGGAGATCAGGAAGAGCTCGCTAGCCGCAAAGCGGGTCCTGGACGTCGCCGGGAGCATATTCGGGCTGCTCCTCTTCTCGCCCTTTTTTATCGCGCTGCCGGTCGTCATCAAGCTCACCTCGCGCGGGCCGGTCTTTTTCAGGCAGGAGCGGGTCGGCGAGTTCGGAAAAAGGTTCACCTTCCTCAAGTTCAGGTCCATGTACGAGGGCGTCGACGACAAGACGCACTCGGAATACGTAAAGAGGCTCATACGAGAGGACAGGGCCTACTCCGAGGGCGCCGGGCGCGCCGTTTACAAGATACAGGACGACCCGCGGGTTACGACCATAGGGAAATTCCTCAGGAAAACGAGCCTCGATGAGCTCCCGCAGTTCCTGAACGTCCTCGGCGGCGACATGTCCCTTGTCGGCCCGAGGCCGCCGATCCCGTACGAGCTCGAAAGCTACGGCGTCTGGCACTGGCGGAGGGTGATAGAGGCCAAGCCGGGGATTACAGGACTCTGGCAGGTGATGGGCAGGAGCATGAAATCATATAACGACATGGTCAGGCTGGACTTGAGGTACATAGAAGAGTGGTCTCTCTGGCTGGACATCAAAATAATACTCCGTACGCCCTTCTCGATGGTCTCCAGCAAGGGCGCTTATTGA